In Paenibacillus sp. FSL M7-0420, a single genomic region encodes these proteins:
- a CDS encoding NAD-dependent epimerase/dehydratase family protein — MVLTGVAGFIGSNLAERLLREGHTVIGVDNFLTGSPVNMDNLLRSPNFKFIEHDVIYPLAIEDPVDWVMHFASPASPPKYLSYPIETMRVNSEGTMHLLQLAKEKQAAFFLASTSEIYGNPTVHPQPESYYGNVNSIGSRSCYNEAKRYAEAITYWMNRKYGIPVRVIRIFNTFGPKMDLYDGRVITNFINQIMSKNNLTIYGDGRQTRSFQYIDDLLEGIIRLLGTTYEQPVNLGNPQEVTILEVAQVLKELMKSNAQIEFLPLPEDDPRRRKPDITISRTIMDWEPAIGLHDALARTIHYYQGQYIH; from the coding sequence ATTGTATTAACAGGAGTCGCAGGCTTCATCGGTTCCAACCTTGCCGAGAGGCTGCTGCGGGAAGGACATACCGTTATCGGGGTCGATAATTTTCTGACCGGGTCCCCTGTCAACATGGACAATCTCTTGCGGTCGCCAAATTTCAAGTTTATCGAGCATGATGTCATTTATCCGCTTGCCATTGAAGACCCTGTCGATTGGGTGATGCATTTCGCAAGTCCTGCCAGCCCGCCCAAATATTTGTCCTATCCGATCGAAACGATGAGGGTCAACAGCGAAGGAACGATGCATCTGCTGCAACTGGCCAAAGAAAAGCAGGCTGCGTTCTTCTTGGCTTCAACAAGCGAGATCTACGGTAACCCAACCGTTCACCCTCAGCCGGAGAGCTATTATGGCAACGTGAATTCGATCGGATCAAGAAGCTGCTATAACGAAGCGAAGCGGTATGCAGAGGCGATCACCTACTGGATGAACAGAAAATACGGCATACCGGTAAGGGTCATTCGAATCTTCAATACATTCGGCCCGAAGATGGATTTATATGATGGTCGTGTCATTACCAATTTCATTAATCAAATCATGTCCAAGAACAACCTTACGATTTATGGCGACGGCAGACAGACGAGAAGCTTTCAGTATATTGACGATTTGCTGGAAGGGATTATAAGACTGCTGGGCACCACATATGAACAGCCAGTCAATTTGGGGAATCCGCAGGAAGTCACCATCCTTGAAGTCGCCCAAGTATTGAAGGAGCTCATGAAGTCCAACGCGCAGATCGAGTTTCTCCCGCTGCCGGAAGACGATCCCAGGAGAAGGAAGCCGGATATTACCATTTCAAGGACGATTATGGACTGGGAACCGGCGATCGGTTTGCATGATGCACTTGCTAGAACGATCCATTATTACCAGGGTCAATATATCCATTAA
- a CDS encoding acyl carrier protein — MQEQIIAMISEIKDDAQLANRLNEHSSIMEDGGLDSLQLITFLLKVEERFGIEIDFEQFDFDFLESVTAFCNYISELQKTASA; from the coding sequence ATGCAAGAACAGATCATAGCGATGATAAGCGAAATCAAGGACGACGCCCAGCTGGCAAACCGCTTGAACGAGCATTCCAGCATCATGGAAGACGGGGGGCTCGACTCGTTACAGCTAATTACTTTCCTATTAAAGGTGGAAGAGCGTTTCGGTATTGAAATCGATTTTGAACAATTTGACTTCGATTTTTTGGAGTCGGTCACGGCCTTTTGCAATTATATCTCGGAGCTGCAGAAGACAGCATCTGCATGA